The DNA segment agaaataatgaaaaatgatgCAATTGAtctcaataaaaatactGAATCAAAGTTAATTAGTTTGTTTTGTTCCGACATTACGATGTAATGAGTGTGTATGAGTTTAGACGCAATTATATAGGAATAGGAGTATGGctataaaaatttcattgaatagcttcaattcaattattaaataacttccaatgcatatatatatgtgctgtatatatatgttatatttaaagcATTTCTTTCAAACAAAGAGTTAAGCAATATAACGGGAATTAGCAATAAAGGCATCTTTAGCTAAGAACTGTGCTACAGCATTATACtcatttttcttaattgaCCATGACGGATTGGATACAATCGGGGGAGTGAATTGCTGGTACAGCCTGTTTTTGTACTGGTGAAACCCGGTAGGAAACATTAGTAGCTTTTGACACATATTTATTCTACTGCCCGGTCTGTggaaaaatagaaaatgCCAGCTAATTGGTTTGGACAGATTCCTGCAGACAAGTGTCAGAACTAACGTGGATTCCGCCATATTGTGCAGGATTGCTTAGACCATGTGTCTATGCAGTTATTATAACGGGTATAATTAACCATCGTACAATACTTTTTAAACAACGTGTACCATTATGTGTATGATAAAGCTGCAGAAACAGTAAACATCCGCAgagatatttttttgttctttcCGTATATATCTCGACAGCCTCTACGAAATGTCACTGGCGTCCTgttataatttcttttcctCTGGGATATGACTGTCGTTTTCTGACTTCGACTTTGCTGCGTTGTTTGTTGGCTGTATGGTCGCCGCAAAAGTCACTAAAGGtgaagatatatatatagatatatactTGCAATAAATGTATATCAAGCAAGATCTCGTTAACCAAGTGATATCTGAATTTCTAGAATCAGGTATTCAATAGTGTTCGAGTTTATGATGACACTCACTTCCATATAAAATAACGAGCTCAATACGTAgttattatcatttctAGAAACGTGATACCCTTTTTCCGCTGATTGTTTTTTGTGCCCGTTGCACCATTGAAatcttgaaaaatataaaaaatataatatttcagaaacctgaaaatattgaacatcgtatattttaaatcatcaaCTTTTACACATAAAACTATACCTACGCGAGTGAACAGAGTTGTAcacatatattatataattgtcAGTCACCAAAATAGTGTACCACTATCCCGGAAAAAGTTGTTATATAATGTCAAAACAAGCGGTAAAAGATGCAGCCAAAAGCATGGTTAAAGTTCTTGAGAAATTTCCAGAGGAACGTATTAAACATGTAATCTCATTCAAAGATGTACAGATTGAGAGATTCCAAAAGATCTCAGGGGCAAAAATGAGCACTGGAGCCGAGGCTCAAAAACCGTCTATTTCAgatattaaagatattattaacagAACTTCAAAACCATTAGGTTTAAGCTCTAAACTTTTGAAAGAAATGCAATCCTCTTCACCACAAGAAGAGTTTACCGAGGTTTCAATTAATGAACAGATTAAAGccttaaataatttaatggCCAATAAACTTAAGAACTATTATGATGCTGGTGACAAGATATACAAACCTGCCGGTAATCCATATTACTACCAAAGattattagatgaattaGAAGGTAAAAGGAAAGAGAACATTTTTACAGCTTTCAGAACGGTTGtatttggaaaataaaCTGGAAAACCAACATATTTCGTCAATTATCATCACCAGCACATATCCATTTATTCTTACTGAATATCTATACATCCTATTTATAAATTGcatgtaaataataaacgCTAATATCCATATATTTAAACGTGAAAAGATAAAGCCaaagaaaacaatacaTCTTGGTCCCTTTTACTGTCTTCCCTCTTAATGCTACACAACGCATACATCTTACATACATTTAGTTACAATACATTTgatcaaataaaacataactttttaaaacacgattattttttattatactGAGATAAGCCAAATATGAACtatataaacatttaaATAGAGCAAATTAAACTTATTTAGTAGCCTTTTGAGCAGCCTTGGTGACCTTACCAGCCTTGTCAGTCTTGACAACGGACTTGATAACACCGACAGCGACAGTTTGTCTCATATCTCTGACAGCGAATCTACCTAATGGTGGGTAGTCAGTGAAAGCTTCAACACACATTGGCTTAGATGGGACGAACTTAACTAAAGCGGCGTCACCAGATTTCAAGAATTTTGGAGCATCTTCGATCTTCTTACCGGATCTTCTGTCGTtcttttctaataattcatcgAATTTACAAGCGATGTGAGCAGTGTGACAATCTAAGACTGGAGAGTAACCAGCAGAGATTTGACCTGGGTGGTTTAAGACGATAACAGTGGCGTTGAAAGATTCAGAGGCCTTTGGTGGATCGTTCTTGGAGTCACCACAGACGTTACCTCTTCTAATTTCCTTAACGGAAACATTCTTGACGTTGAAACCGACGTTGTCACCTGGAACACCTTGTTCTAATTGTTCGTGATGCATTTCGACGGATTTAACTTCGGTAGTAACACCGGCTGGGGCGAAAGTGACAACCATACCTGGCTTGATAACACCGGTTTCGACTCTACCGACTGGCACAGTACCAATACCACCAATCTTGTAAACATCTTGTAATGGTAATCTTAATGGCTTGTCAGTTGGTCTGGATGGTTGTTCAATGGCGTCAATGGCGTCTAATAAAGTCTTACCCTTGACAACACCGGCCTTGGTTTCCTTTTCCCAACCCTTGTACCAAGGAGCATTAGTGGTAGCTTCAATCATGTTGTCACCATTCCAACCAGAGATTGGAACGAATGGAACAGTCTTTGGGTTGTAACCGACCTTCTTGATGAAGTTGGAGGTTTCCTTGATAATTTCAGTGAATCTGGATTCATCCCAGTTGACGGAGTCCATCTTGTTGACAGCAAcaattaattgtttaacACCTAGAGTGTAAGCTAATAAAGCGTGTTCTCTGGTTTGACCATCCTTGGAAATACCGGCTTCGAATTCACCGACACCACCAGCAATGATTAAAATAGCACAATCAGCTTGGGAAGTACCGGTAATCATGTTCTTGATGAAATCTCTGTGACCTGGAGCATCAATAACGGTAACTTGGTACTTTGGAGTTTCGAACTTCCATAAAGCGATATCGATAGTGATACCTCTTTCTCTTTCGGCCTTTAACTTGTCTAAAACCCAAGCGTACTTGAAAGAACCCTTACCTAATTCGGCAGCTTCCTTTTCAAACTTTTCGATGGTTCTCTTGTCAATACCACCACACTTGAAGATTAAGTGACCGGTGGTAGTAGATTTACCTGAATCGACATGACCAATGACGACAACGTTAATGTGAGACTTCTCTTTACCCATTGT comes from the Tetrapisispora phaffii CBS 4417 chromosome 1, complete genome genome and includes:
- the CBP6 gene encoding Cbp6p (similar to Saccharomyces cerevisiae CBP6 (YBR120C); ancestral locus Anc_3.380); the encoded protein is MSKQAVKDAAKSMVKVLEKFPEERIKHVISFKDVQIERFQKISGAKMSTGAEAQKPSISDIKDIINRTSKPLGLSSKLLKEMQSSSPQEEFTEVSINEQIKALNNLMANKLKNYYDAGDKIYKPAGNPYYYQRLLDELEGKRKENIFTAFRTVVFGK
- the TPHA0A03470 gene encoding elongation factor 1-alpha (similar to Saccharomyces cerevisiae TEF2 (YBR118W) and TEF1 (YPR080W); ancestral locus Anc_3.378), which translates into the protein MGKEKSHINVVVIGHVDSGKSTTTGHLIFKCGGIDKRTIEKFEKEAAELGKGSFKYAWVLDKLKAERERGITIDIALWKFETPKYQVTVIDAPGHRDFIKNMITGTSQADCAILIIAGGVGEFEAGISKDGQTREHALLAYTLGVKQLIVAVNKMDSVNWDESRFTEIIKETSNFIKKVGYNPKTVPFVPISGWNGDNMIEATTNAPWYKGWEKETKAGVVKGKTLLDAIDAIEQPSRPTDKPLRLPLQDVYKIGGIGTVPVGRVETGVIKPGMVVTFAPAGVTTEVKSVEMHHEQLEQGVPGDNVGFNVKNVSVKEIRRGNVCGDSKNDPPKASESFNATVIVLNHPGQISAGYSPVLDCHTAHIACKFDELLEKNDRRSGKKIEDAPKFLKSGDAALVKFVPSKPMCVEAFTDYPPLGRFAVRDMRQTVAVGVIKSVVKTDKAGKVTKAAQKATK